TGTTTGTGCCCTGCTTTGCTCAGCTGAGTTTTGGATTGGATGAAAATGATAATACAATGATAATCAACAATTAAAATGATAAAACTTGAATGACAATACAAAACTCCAGAGCAGTAGCCAAGAACTGTGTGCAAACATTACATAATGTCATTGAGCAACTTTGTCTTAcgactttttcttcttcccttcctgaaAACAAGAGTGACAAAGAGGAGTTCACCTTCCCCCGAGACACCAGGAGTGGTGGTAAGTAGGGGACTGgctttaaaattgaaaaataaagaatcaTACAGTCATAGACTCGacagggttggaagagacctctgagatcattaagtccaacccttgatccaagaAGGGGAAACCTACAAAAATTCTTTCATTGTAGGAGGATGTGGCTCATAAAGTTTTCTGTGTGGGTGACATTTTAAATGTAGGAAAATGAACTCTACAGGAAAGAGCAGATACAGCGTCCATGAGGGAGGCCAAAGGTGCCACTGCTCTCTGAGGGGCTGCACAGAGGTGGTCTGGCCTCATTTCATATTCCATATCTCTAAAATGACTTCATTTCATTCTACAAAGAGTCACGTGCTCTCCCTCCTGTTGAGTTATTTTActcagttttattctttttctcctgtctcCCTGCCTTTAGAAATGGATAACCAGGAGGttcctctcccacctccctaCAGCGAGGCTGAAAGCCCAGAGGAGCTCCTGTCCGAGGAGATCTGCAGAGTCCACGAGAACGGGCTCACCTTGCTGCACCTCATGGTGATCCAGGGCAACGCCGAGAAGGTGAAGTTCCTGCTGAGCTGCAAAGCCAACGTGAACAGCCAGGTGGGCTGTGGCTACACCCCACTGATCATGGCTGTGCAGAAGAGGCTGCCAGAGATCTGCTCCATCCTCATCGAGCACGGTGCCGACCCCAACACGTCCGATGAGGATGGTTGGACCCCCCTGCACTTCGCCGCCCAGAACGGGGACGACAGGACTGTGCGGCTGCTGCTGGACCACCAGGCACGAGTGAACGCCCAGGAGCACGATGGGTGGACCCCCCTGCACTTGGCAGCACAGAACAACTTTGAGAACGTGGCCCGGGTGCTGCTGTCCCGCCAGGCTGACTCCAACACACAGGAGGTGGACGGGAAAACCGCCCTGCACGTTGCAGCTTGCTTTGGCCACGTCAGCCTGGTGAAGCTGCTCGCCAGCCAAGGGGCTGACCTggagaagaagcagaagaacCACAGGACCCCACTGCACGTGGCTGTGGAGAGGGGCAAGTTCAGGGTGGTGCACTACCTGCTGAAGAACGGGACCTGCGTGAACAGCCTGGACCAGAACCACTACAGCGCCCTGCACCTGGCCGTGGTCAGGGGCAAGTACCTCATCTGCGAGAAGCTCATCAAGCACGGGGCCAACGTGGAGCTGAGGACGGACAAAGGCTGGACCCCCCTGCACTTGGCGTCCTTCAAGGGCCACGTGGAGATCATCCGGCTGCTCCGGCGCAGCCGTGCCCGGCTCAGCGCCAAGGGCAGCATGGACTGGACGCCCCTGCACTTGGCCACGCGCTACGGCGACGAGCCCGTGGTGTGTGAGCTCCTGAGGGGAGGGGCAGACCCCAACGTCCCCGAGAAGTCAGGCTGGGCCCCCCTGCACTTTGCTGTCCTCAGGGGCTCCTTCCTCACCGTCATCAACCTCCTGGAGTGCAGGGCGGACGTCAACGCCAGCAACAAGGTGGGCTGGACGCCCCTGCACCTGGCCGTGCTCAAGGGCAACATGGCCATCATCAAGACCCTGATcaaggctggagctctgctggacGTGGAGGACATCACTGGCTGCACGGCCCTCCAGCTGGCAATCAGGCACCAGAGAGAGAACATCATTACTCTGCTTGAAGGCAAGGACTCGGGGATGAGTAAAGCGGGGAGCAGGACTCTGGTGAATGATGCGAAGATTTCAAGGCCCAGACTcgttccagcaaggacagatTTGTAAATCCATCAGCTCTGGCATTTATGACTTGAGGTTTCCAATGTCAGATGCTACTCCTTAAAGcaccttgttctgtcacttggtgattacaggaaaataatttcctttttgacATGGACGTTTCTAAGCATGAACAGCAatgagtaaaagaaaaatgaagctgcaggaggaagCTGAGAAGTTATTTTCCAGGGTCTGACCAAGCTTGTAGAACATTTTCACTTGGTCATATTGGCTTTAGGCAAAGCTTTCCTGTTTAATACTTGCTGTGCAGGGATGGAAAGGGATATATGTTCATATGGGCAATGCTGAAGCTGTGCACAGCATATATACATGATTTCCACAggttttattgcttttattcCATGTTTTCCTACAGAGAAAATTGGTGTAAAATGACCCTGGCCCAGGTGGGAATTGAATAGTGAGATtctcacctgctgctggaaataGACCCCAAGCATATGGTACAGCAACGTGTCAGATTTCTGACATCTCATTGTTGTAACAAGAATCAAAgcaaggaaggggaaaaaaaaatcactagtAGAGTATTTAAATGGatgcagcagagagagaagaaattccAGAATAACACTTCAAGCCTTCAGTGCTTTGAAGGGACTGTTCTGCTGCCAGAGCTTTCCTCACTCATCAGCTGGAGTGAAGGAGAGGAGGGATAGTCACACCTTTTTACACTGAGCTGGTGCCCAAGGAATGGAGAGAATGCTCCTAATTGAAGGCTAAACCCCAAGGGCCTGAGTGtttgttcagttttccttttctttccctaatgtGTGTGCTCTCAGGGGCTCAAATTTGTGACAGGAACCTCTGGTGTTCATTTTAGTCCCTTTAAtctccagggagcagctggaccTGTGGGGTGAGATGAGGCTTGAAGGACTGACTCGCTTTTCCTTCTTGGAAAGTCAAGTGGCAAAGTTTAGGCTGTCAGAATCCCTCCTAAATGGACAGCAGTGACAGGTATTAAATGCCTTGTTATTCAGTAaggatggtttggggtttattcTTGATGGTTCTGGCCAGCTCTGAACATCCTGCAGTTGAAATTCAGGCTGTGTGGGGGCTCAGGAATGTGGACTCGGCTGAGCTTGGCCAAACGTGTGGCTTTGCTGTCAGTGACTCCATCAGGGACAGGTTTCTCAGCTCTCACTTGGTTAAAATGGAAAGTGAGGGGGGGGAAATGGATTTGTTTGGTCACACAAGGCAGCCAAGACCCTGTTCTGAGCACCTCTAAATTACTATAATAAACCTGCCTTCAGCATCACTTGTGTGACTCAGGACACTGGGAATCTCAGGAGTTGATGAATTTTATCCAGTGGTGTCAACTCTCTGTAGGAAATGGGCAGGATGGTGGACCAGGGAATTTGGTGCAATGTCCCATCCAGGTTCTGTTCTCCTGGAACATGGAGAGCTCAGCACGGGTTGCTGGGTAACCACCCCCAAGGACAACCaggaggacactcagagccctCCCTGGAATAATAATATCTTGGAATTGAGGCAGGCACAGCATCAAATGCTCTCACAAGGACTGAGACTGTGCTCTGATCCAGGGAGGATCCTTAAATGCCACTTCACACCAGGGTGGGATGTTCTGCATTCATGGCTGCACTGGGAGCTTTGGTCCAAGGGCTGCTTGATTTACCTGATTTACCTGCCCTTGATGTCCCACAGatggcagctctgggctgtgtccAAGGAGGAAAGGCCTGGCTGGAAGGAATCCTTTGGATTCTCAGACCTTTGTGTGCAGCTTTTCCCCTCAGTGCAGCTGTTCTGATTCAGCAAATGTCTCTGCTGTTTAATATTGTTTGAAATATTTacacagcaaaaagaaatcCAATTGCCACATAATTCAGCAGCTCCTTTCTGCCCTCACtctgacagaaaaacaaaactcgGCTCGTATGTCATAGAACATTCTCTAGAAGAGCTTAATTAaatttataatgaaaataacAGGGGATTAAGAAGACACGAGGGAAATACATTCCCCTTGCAGAGCATTACAGAGGTGATAGAAGCAATTTGCAGAGAAAATTACCTGTTTGCTGCTCAGTTTCTATAGAAATTAAATGAGTCTTTACAAACTCTGGAGAGCTGCATCCCAACCTCCACTTTGGGACTGTGCAGCTCgttatttctaaaattaatCGTAGCTCTCCATCTCCCCCCACcaccctttttccccccttgttCAAACCCATTTCAGTCTTTTGTCCCTGCTGATGAATACCCTGATGGTGATATCATGTTCCTGCCAAGGCAGCTCCTGTCAGGGGGGTCTTTGGGGGGACCAGAGGCAGGACAGGAATCTCCTGAGCAGCTCCTTCCTTTGGGCACTGTTTGGGTTTCACAGAATATATTGGAAGGGgccacaaggatcactgagttcAGCTCTTAATTGAATTGAAAACGATCAAATTTGGTGATGCTTATGCCACAAAAATCATGTTTTGAGGTaccctggggtgggcagggtggTGTTGCTCCCTTGGACAGGGAATTCTGCAGCCTCTCATGGGatggctctgcagtgctgccctgggaaaAACACCCAGCCAGGACACCTTTCCCCACATGGCTTTACCACTGCCCTTTGCACTGTGTTGGAGGCACCTCTGAAAtgagaatgttttgggttggaagggaccttaaactcATCCTGTTCCCCCCCTGATTCCTGTGAGCTCTTCCTGAGCCACCCCATGGCCTGTTACTTCTGATGCCATCTGGGCACACCAAACCCACTGTCTGCATCCCATTTCCATCCCTGCTGGCCAAGACACCCATGGGGAAATGGCCAGGGAAGGACTTTGAAGACACGCTTAAGTGTTTTCCACAAATAAATTCTGTAAAGAGGAAATAGATCAGCAGAACCAGAGAATGGTCTGAATCACAGCTCACATTGTGACCAGAAGGGGGAAAGTtgggatccctggaagtgtccaaggccaggttggatggggcttggagcagcctgggctgctggaagCTTCCCCATGCCAGGTGGGGAACAGGATGATCtataaggtcctttccaacccaaaccattccatgacaaAGAATTTTTCCCTTGAGAAATGTCCAACCTCACTAACAGTGAGTGAGAGGGGATTTGTCGTATCAGCAGACGAATTTCTGATGTGAAATTTGTTTGAAGAAGAGATGATCAAAATGTGGATGTTTCAGTGAAAAGCTGAGCTCTTCTGTGGGGAAATGTTCACAGCAAAATTAAATCAGTTTACATCTATGTTTGGCTTTGCTCCTgcaatttgtttgtttggcagTGCTGCAATTATGTAGGTATgtgatgaaattaaaattaaaataatcccacattttaaaggaaaatagatCTGAACAAATACAgctggaggggtggggggagaagtttatttttagcagaaatgcttgtttttttccataGCCCCTTAGGTGTGGAAAATCAAGATGTTTCTGACAGCAATGATGTGAATGTAGGAGGGAGTGATTTTAATGTAAGAAGAAATAGTGAATTCtatgtgtttctttttattccaaGGAGGTGGTTGTAGGCTCTGTACTGTATCAGACGTCAGTGTGAGAcattcctgcctccctccccagcctttTCAGGGCCTGACACAATTAatcctgctctggctgctcttTCCAGACTATCCAGCActtccctgtgctcctcccCAGCTTTAGGGAGGGCTTTAATGCTCTCCCTTTGAACCAAAGCCAGAGATCCCTTCAAAAAGCAGCTCCCCACCCAGTTCTGTCCCTGCTCCACTTCCATCAGTGATGGGAAAAGGGACCTCACTGGGCATCAAGGAGCACTTGCTGTTCTCTCCCACCAGGCCTTTCATCCCCAGCAAGTTTAACATCTTTGGATCCTttcatcagctgctgctttcctttcttctggcTCAGAGCACAGCATGAAACCCTTCTCTGCAATTTGCTACTGGCCTCCCTctcttatttgggaaaaaagaaaaaaagaaaaaagaaacctaaaccaaccccaaccccaacaCTGATGGTTTTTAAAGCCTGACAGGATTTGCAGGGTTACAGCCCCCCAGAGTTCAGCTCCTTGGGGACAGTCTGGGGAGGAGATGTTGTGGTTCACACTCTCACTCTGGGAATTCAGGGCTTCTCACACCCTTGGGAAAAGCCTTTAGTGCCCAGAAAGAGAGATTTATATCCCTGCTAGAGGAACAGCAGGGAAGCTCAGAGGTTCAGAGCCATAAagctgctccccagcagcagctgcctgtgttGGGGGGGTCAGAGAATCATAAATTTGTGACtataaatagcatttttctggcAAGGATTGGTGTTACCAAGAGCAGTGAGGATGAGCTCTTGTCCTCCACAGAACACCAGCCCTGGAACACATTGCTCTGACTttcccttcagaaaaaaacttggAGAGCCCTTCCAAGGCcaacagctaaaaaaaaaaaaagaaacaaaaacttaGAGTTTTGGCTAGAGTTTAATTAAAGGATGGAAACAATTGCACCTAAAAATAAGTGAAGCTCAACTGGAAGAATACAAAAATGATTGGGTTTGTATCACCCAGAATCATTTCATGTTAAGTTCTGGACAGGATGCAGGAGCTTTGCCAGAGTTACCCAAAGGAGGAGGAATTTCTGGCCATGGGTTACCAGTCTGGGGGTTTGGGTCCCAAACCTGCAAATGTGCAACTAATGAAAGATTTAATCTACATTTCTGCTGAAGTCACTGGATTTCCACCAGGGATCAGGGTGAAGAGTTAACTCTGATTTAtcacagctccctctgtccAATGCCATTTATTAAGGGGGACATGAGTGAACTCCTGGAATAAACACCCTCCAGCTTTTTTTGCTCTCTAGAATGTAAATACCCTTTATGATATCCTGAGTTGTGTCAGTATAATTCAGTTGCAGAGGCATTTTGGGGACCATACATACAACATCAAACTATAAGAGATTGTCAGTTATTTAATAAGTCATTcagttctgttttttaaaaatctggtttgaaaaatgaatgattgagaagataaaaaatcaaaatcatcCTACAGAAAACCCACAGAAGGTGCCTGAACTCTCCATCCTGCAGAGATGTGACtcctgaataaaaataaatatataaatccCACTGACCTTGCTAGTTAGAAAATATCCCATTAAAGATTCCACCTCCATCTGGAGCAATCATAGAGAGGACGAGACCAGGGTCAGCAATTAAGGGGTGCACTAATTAGCTGcaataaaggagaaaatgagCTTTTGTTTGCTGCTGTGGTGCAAGGCcattactttggaaaaaaagaaacattatgGACACTGAGAGGGTTTAGCTGTGACAGAACTGAACTTTGGGGCATTTCTGGACTCATTCCATGGCACTTTTACTGCTCTTAAACACAAGTTTATTTCTTAACAAGGCAGAGGAGTGTTTTTAACCACCTCAAAGATTTTATTGCTATTCTTTGGACAAACTTTAATGTCTGCTccaagaaggggaaaaaaatccttagaaGGAGTTCAgggaattaattttctctttttggaaAAGACTCCAGTCTGCCAAAAGGTTTTGCTCAGCCTGACCTGCCTTTATTTTGCTTAAAGAGTTGTCTGAGCCCCACTGATTCCTCCCAGGAGCCTGAGCAGGTCTGTTTTGCTGCCCAATTtgttgctcctgctgctgagcacagtttgttttgttcatgGCTCATCCCTGCAGGCTCCAGGGAGTGCAGGAAAATGTCCCAGAACCCACCTAGACACGTTCCAAAAGTAGCAGAGAGAAAATCAACAACAACCACCATGAAAGAAATAGGCAAAACCAGAGGAAAGGTGGAGTTCACCTCAAAGGTGGGAAACTCTTGATGTGTTTGTAGGAAGAGGGAAATTTCGAATCTACTTTGTTATGGCTCAGATTTAGAAAGAGATCTGGGACTTTCTGCTCTGCCCTTTAGGACAGGGATGAGCCCCTGGAATGGGGGAACTCTGTCCCAATGCTGGCACCACTCTGGAGGGACCACAGTGTTTGTGCCTGCAGGatgacagctctgccccacctgTTTCCTTGCTGCATTCAGCCAGGCTGCCTCTGGCAGGGGGAACAGGAGCATCTCAATCAGTCTCCTTCATGAAAAACTCCCCTCTgccttttttaattaagaacaAGGTAGAATTTACTGGCATTTTCCCTGAATCATGGCCCAGTTCTAGTGTTTCACTCCCTGTAATCTTCCCCAGTGATTCTGGTTTCATCTTTGAAGTGATTCAAGGCTTGTTTATCACAAAGGCAATCAGACATGTCCCTTACAAGACAGGCTGAGAGCTCAGTGTTGCCTTTGATGGGTGGGCTCAGACACAAAGGCAGACCCACAGGTTACCCAGCACTACCTGAGCCCCAGTAAATCACCCTCTGCATAATCTCACCTCATGGCAAGTGCCAGGTAGGCAAGTTAATGTCAACATAATGAAGGAATGTGGCCCGGAGCATCTGCCACCAGCTGAGAACATGCACAAACTCAATTACTGGAGCACAGTAAATTGCAAGCCACAATAATTCAGTTATAAATCTACATCCCCAGGTTAATTTGGTGTGACTTTTGCATTCAGACTGCAGCCTCCATGTGTTGCAGGAGCTGATTCCCTGTTCTTCTGCTCTTGTGCTGCCATTTATAGCAGAACAGGGTGCAAGGTGGGTGTGCAGAGCTCCAAAGGCACCAACATCTCCCGTGGTGTCTCTTCCTTCAGCCAACCCACTCTGAGGGGCATTGCCAACTCACCAGTCGTGGTCGGGGTCAAACCCTCACCTTCTGGACCATTATCTGGGCTATTCCCTCCCAGTGAGCCCAGCCCAGAGGGAGGCACAAGCTCTTTAAAATCAGCTCTGTGTGTCACTGACTCACCCCTTGCAatgggctggagcagggtcaGATATGGGCACAGGAGGGTGGGTTTAACCCACTGCCCAGAGCACCTGGCACCACATTTGTGTCACCATCAGAGCCcccctggctgtccctgctgtgagcagagccATCCCCATGCCAAGGCCCTTTACAGGactcccagcagctgctttgcCTTCTTGCTGGGTGTGTTTATTTCTATCAAACTTGAAGAATTATGCCAGATCAAAGTCACTTTTATTTCTGACTAAAGCTcccagagggagggaggtgttTTGAGAGATGTACATATTTGTTTAGACTGGCACTGACTGTCCATTTCTCCACAGACAACTCTCAGCTCATAACCTGTCTTGTTCAATCACATTTTCAGCTCCTGGCTTTTCCTCTGAAGCTTTGTACATTTTCCAGCTGGTGATTTGACAGCGTTCTCTGAACTCACACTCACGAGGGCTGCACAGATTCTCTGTTGTGATTCTGAATCACAGATTCTTGCTGTTTGGAGACCAGATTAGATTTCTGGCTAATGTTAATTTGGGCTTTTCTTGCCTTTCCCCACAgtgtgaataaaaaaaatcagctcgTTGGCTgcattattaaataaatattagcAATGAGTGTTGTGAAACATTTGATGCAGTTACAAAGTCTGAAATTATGACCCAGTTTTCTCCAAGGAAATGTTTGTAGCCCTTTGCATCTGCTCTGCACACACCTGAAAGGGGTTTGTTTGTAGCTACACCACGGGTGAATGCAGAGATAGCCATGAGGATGCTTGAATtctactgatttattttttccccatgtgcAGTAGTCACTATTGAAAGCCCACAATATCAGCCATGGGAGAAAGGATCTGGACAGTGCCTGGGTTCTCTGTCCTGGCCCCACTGAGGTCACAGGTCCAGGCTGATGTgactccctgtccctgggactTGGTTATTTTGCAAAGCAGTGCTCAGGAATTGGCCAACCTGAATATCCCCAAGATATTCCCTATCCCAAGTCTCTCAGGCTCCAGGTGAAAAGTTGCTGTGgctcctgtgcccagccccaggatgAGCTGGCACATGGCACTGGCCCCAAAAAGGGGCTCAGGGCAGCCCttccagcagggatgggcagtgctggggagggactaAAGCCAGAAAGATGCTGctgaaagtgtccctgcccagggcaggggctggaatgagatgggctttaaggtcccttccaacccaaccctgtctgtgattctatgaaatgaaaGTGAGGTGATGGAGGGGGCAGGAGGCTcatggggtgggcacagggatggctgGAGGGGGCAACCAGCAGGTTGCTGCAGAGTTAGGATTTCACAGGTACCTCTCACCACCAAACCCTGGCTCAGGCACcacagccccctgccctgctgggcaccccagccagagctgctgggcaccccagccagagctgctgggcaccccacccagagctgctgggtgtctcaggcagggcaggaggccTGGGAGGCTGattttcctctgtgctgaggACACTCTGCAGTGAGGTGGCaccagctgagccccccagtgcccctgcagagccttctctcagcagctctcctgccttTGTGGCTGTTCTGCTTCACCTGCTGCCAATGCACAGGGCACattcccctctgccctggcagctcagccccacgaGGGGTGGCTTTTCACACAGAACCACCCCaaacctctgctctgcctccttgctgccctccagccagcCTGGCATGAGCAGGCAGTGATGCCACCCCCctctcagcagagccagggctgagctgatTACGTGCAGCAGGGAAGCAATGCCAAGCTTGCCTAAATGTGCTCCCTTGCTTTCATtatcccactttttttttccctgggcccagCATGGCAGCTTGGGATGCAGAATGTTTTTGCTCATTTAAAGGGCCTGggtttgctttgctgctttaaGTCTCTTTACAGGCATTTCTAGGTCTGTTAATTATTCATTATACCTTAATTATATTTAGTCCACCATCCATCACTCTTTCTTTGGTGGAGAAAGTTGTTATTTATGAGTCAAAAAGCTATTTAGGAAGCAGACAGTCTGGTATTGTCAAAGACTTGGGGGAGCAGCTTAGATTATTAAAAGAAGCTTTGATTAAAGAGAAGGAGTTGATTTAACAAGTGTAACTGCTTtaatctttttttgttgtttttttgtttggtttttgctgGATGTGCAGAACAAAGCACACCCCTGAATCTGTCAGGCCTGACCTGAAGCTGCAAGACTCACTGAAATGCCCCAGGAGATGGACAGCTcatcctgttttctcttttttttggggTGGTGTGAATGGTGTTTTATAGTCCCCACCTCAGCAGTAAAAtctggctgggagggggcagtcctggcactgcctttgATGCTGCCAGGCTGAGGCCAGACAGGCTGCAAACAACCTGTGTGTGCCCTGGTTCATCTCAGAGTGCCATTTACTCTGGTGTGtcagggaggggaggggtcATTTGAGCCCCTAATTTTCCCTCAGTCACACTGACATTGAGCTGAATCATCCAGCAAGGAGAATGAAACCTCATTTGaactcagcagctctggagatTCTGGTTTCTGCATAAACTGAGGACTTCAGGGCAGGGATTATCTTTGCCCTGTGTTCAGGTAGACTAAAACCTTTTGTTCATGCCAAGGATCCAAAACACCATTAAACTAAAATTTTAGTTTGCTACTCCTTGGAAATAGAGAATTTTCTTTCCTAGGAGTGGGAAGgaatttcttgttttttcttttttgtataaagaaaataatctttagACAGAAGTGCTGACTAAGCCTGGCTGAGGTTCACCTGCACAAATACCAAACATTTTGGTGGGTATCTTGAGAAAACAGGGCCACAGGAAGTGCAACATGAATATTCCTGAATGAAATAAAGTTCTCCAGCACAAATTCAAGTGaaatccagaaggaaaaagctCCCTGTGAGTTGGGATAAGACACTGCCATGGGCCAGGTGTGACTGAGCAGTGCcaagcagcacagacaggcagctgGTGTGATGCCACAGGTACCAGCAGGAcccagctcctggctgggcatttctctgctttccatcccttcctcctccagcctccccAGCCCACTTTTGTCCAGaagacaagagacacagagaaatttaagctcattttctttctgc
This region of Pithys albifrons albifrons isolate INPA30051 chromosome 23, PitAlb_v1, whole genome shotgun sequence genomic DNA includes:
- the ANKK1 gene encoding ankyrin repeat and protein kinase domain-containing protein 1, producing MASERDRHLGSLTVFNKEDFEDDWVKVASGGFGHVYQVKHKRWRTVYAVKCSPYLLQDSSTDRTSMNCLMEEATKMEKIKFQHIVTIYGVCNSPLGIVMEYMARGSLEKILPTHRMSWQLKFRVIHEMGLAMNFLHSMTPPLLHLDLKPGNILLDGNMHVKISDFGLSKWMEQSSPMQYIESSALRGTLSYIPPEMFLQNSKPPGIKYDVYSFAIVIWEVLMQKKPYAGANMMAIIVKVAAGKRPGLELISDDWPGECQQMVDLMKRCWDQDPKQRPSFSDIPVETDMLLALIQSLVVDPENERLVRKMSHKPAISGNQQSDKEEFTFPRDTRSGEMDNQEVPLPPPYSEAESPEELLSEEICRVHENGLTLLHLMVIQGNAEKVKFLLSCKANVNSQVGCGYTPLIMAVQKRLPEICSILIEHGADPNTSDEDGWTPLHFAAQNGDDRTVRLLLDHQARVNAQEHDGWTPLHLAAQNNFENVARVLLSRQADSNTQEVDGKTALHVAACFGHVSLVKLLASQGADLEKKQKNHRTPLHVAVERGKFRVVHYLLKNGTCVNSLDQNHYSALHLAVVRGKYLICEKLIKHGANVELRTDKGWTPLHLASFKGHVEIIRLLRRSRARLSAKGSMDWTPLHLATRYGDEPVVCELLRGGADPNVPEKSGWAPLHFAVLRGSFLTVINLLECRADVNASNKVGWTPLHLAVLKGNMAIIKTLIKAGALLDVEDITGCTALQLAIRHQRENIITLLEGKDSGMSKAGSRTLVNDAKISRPRLVPARTDL